One part of the Oncorhynchus clarkii lewisi isolate Uvic-CL-2024 chromosome 7, UVic_Ocla_1.0, whole genome shotgun sequence genome encodes these proteins:
- the LOC139413673 gene encoding arginine-glutamic acid dipeptide repeats protein-like isoform X15: protein MDDLFSPRRSLNSTQGEIRVGSSHQAKLPELQPRPVFGVQTQTENEELVWMPGVNDCDLLMYLRAARSMAAFAGMCDGGSTEDGCLAASRDDTTLNALNMLHASRYDAAKALQRLVKKPVPKLIEKCWSEDDVKRFIKGLRQYGKNFFRIRKELLPNKKTGELITFYYHWKKTPEATGTRPYRQHRRQPSSRKAKTRATAATVNTPSQSQSMDISSASEDDLDSEDSEQGTCGHCATTTSKDWQHGGRDNILLCTTCRTYYNKHGRLPPGPKPADPTFMFKPVKEEEEGNGKHGMRTRRSRTPLSSLRSGHKRLTGSPTSEDQQSSSHPSPAPSGASSTSNASRTSCLEKTDNTKKPGKKIKEEAPLPKSTKRSRESAAQDPEEPERTPTKRTKTLQGEQTECRSEGDGEAEAERGEVEEESCSDSRSAQDDGSSDTKDIDQDNRSSSPSIPSPRQGNESDSDSSAQQLQGAHQAAAETVSAPAAALAETQTPQIVPPPRVAGSNTSLPPQGTSPSAEPGQVQAQATPSPEPPQPSATSAQAGQSVSYQTSPPHNRPLPPSHPLAGPSPVPPPLGQAFHPPTPVFQGPLPSPGSLPPTQPLSLHGAPTQCPHPQRPPPHFPREPSFPQALPLTSGPQIKPPPTTPIPPSHKQPPHLSSSLAPPFPQMPSNLPPPPALKPLNSLPNQHPPGAPPPPLQLMPQSLPMQQGVPPQPPVLTQLQNLPGRGSHSHPHSSLSSYSAPSALHPVLSASSPSTMGPVPSLQPSFPSLRPSPENPIGIGGSHVQIKEEPLDECEELESPPPPPRSPSPEPLVVNIASHASQSARFFKHLDRGYNSCSRTDLFFTPLASSKLAKKREEAVERSKREAEHNAREREKDRERERERERQEDKNARASSSSHDSRMSDVQMSGQVHMRSSFEQPPTSVAAVPPYIGPDTPALRTLSEYARPHVMSPNNRNHPFFVSLSPGDPLLAYHMPGLYAAEPSLRERELRNLRERELRERMKPGFEVKPPEMETMHPSANPMEHFARHGALALPHIAGPPHHPFGHFHPVMQNHLERERQALALAGPQMRPELSYAERLTAERLHAERMASVANDPAARLQMLNVTPHHHQHSHIHSHLHLHQQDPLNQGEGNGPHPLDPLAPGPRLARFPFPGGPIPNPLLNDLPHDHDMLRHPLFAYAAVAGAGYPRELQGPIPQMSAAHQLQAMHAQSAELQRLAMEQQWLHGHHHLQHGGPLPGQEDYYR, encoded by the exons ATGGACGACCTGTTCAGTCCGAGAAG GAGCCTGAACAGCACGCAGGGGGAGATCAGAGTGGGATCAAGTCATCAG GCTAAGCTCCCTGAGCTGCAACCACGCCCTGTGTTTGGTGTTCAGACTCAGACAGAGAATGAAGAGCTGGTGTGGATGCCAGGGGTCAATGATTGTGACCTCCTCATGTACCTCAGAGCTGCCAG GAGCATGGCAGCGTTTGCAGGGATGTGTGACGGAGGATCCACAGAGGACGGGTGTTTGGCGGCCTCTCGTGACGACACCACACTCAACGCGTTAAACATG ttACACGCCAGCCGTTACGACGCAGCTAAAGCTCTCCAGCGCCTAGTGAAGAAACCTGTGCCCAAACTCATTGAGAAATGTTGGTCAGAAGATGATGTG AAGCGGTTCATCAAAGGTTTGAGACAGTACGGCAAGAATTTCTTTAGGATTCGCAAAGAGCTGCTGCCCAACAAGAAAACG GGGGAGTTGATCACATTCTACTATCACTGGAAGAAGACACCTGAGGCTACAGGCACACGGCCGTACCGTCAGCACCGTAGACAGCCGTCCTCACGCAAGGCCAAGACTCGCGCCACCGCTGCCACTGTGAACACCCCTTCCCAGTCCCAATCCA TGGACATAAGTTCAGCCAGTGAGGATGACCTGGACAGTGAAGACAGCGAGCAAGGCACCTGTGGACACTGTGCCACAACCA CCTCTAAGGACTGGCAGCACGGAGGCCGGGATAACATCCTCCTGTGTACCACCTGTCGTACCTACTACAACAAACATGGCCGCCTGCCGCCCGGCCCTAAGCCTGCTGACCCTACCTTCATGTTCAAACCTgtcaaagaggaagaggagggcaaCGGGAAGCACGGCATGAGGACGCGACGCAGCAGAACACCG TTGTCTTCATTAAGAAGTGGCCACAAGAGGCTGACCGGCTCTCCTACCAGTGAAGACCAGCAGTCCAGTAGCCATCCCTCTCCCGCCCCCAGTGGAGCTAGCTCCACCTCCAACGCATCCAGAACCTCCTGTTTAGAGAAGACTGATAACACAAAGAAGCCTGGCAAG AAGATAAAGGAAGAGGCGCCCCTACCAAAGAGTACTAAACGTTCCAGGGAGAGTGCAGCCCAGGACCCAGAGGAGCCTGAGAGAACACCAACTAAAAGGACGAAGACACTGCAG gGTGAACAGACAGAGTGCCGGTCGGAGGGCGATGGAGAGGCTGAGGCAgagaggggtgaggtggaggaggagagctgCTCAGACAGCCGCAGTGCCCAGGACGACGGCAGCAGCGACACCAAAGACATCGACCAGGACAACCGCTCCTCCTCCCCCAGCATCCCCAGCCCTCGCCAGGGCAACGAGAGTGACTCCGACTCCTCTGCCCAGCAGCTCCAGGGTGCCCACCAGGCAGCAGCAGAGACCGTCAGTGCCCCTGCTGCTGCCCTTGCTGAAACACAGACCCCACAGATTGTTCCTCCACCACGGGTTGCAGGCTCAAACACATCCCTGCCTCCCCAGGGTACCTCTCCCTCTGCAGAGCCTGGCCAGGTACAGGCCCAGGCAACCCCCTCCCCAGAGCCTCCCCAGCCTTCAGCCACCTCTGCTCAGGCTGGTCAGTCAGTTAGCTACCAGACAAGTCCCCCACACAACCGACCCCTacccccctctcaccctctcgctGGCCCCTCACCTGTCCCTCCTCCGCTGGGACAGGCCTTCCATCCTCCAACTCCTGTAttccagggtcctcttccttctcctggctctctgcctcccaccCAGCCCCTGTCCCTCCATGGTGCTCCGACCCAGTGCCCCCACCCCCAGCGACCCCCTCCTCACTTTCCCAGGGAACCCTCCTTCCCCCAggccctccccctcacctccggGCCCCAAATCAAACCACCCCCAACcacacccatccctccatctcacaaGCAGCCACCacacctctcttcttcccttgCTCCCCCTTTCCCGCAGATGCCGTCCAACCTGCCCCCTCCTCCGGCACTGAAGCCCCTCAACTCCCTGCCCAACCAGCACCCTCCCGGtgcccctccaccccccctccagcTCATGCCCCAATCCCTGCCCATGCAGCAGGGAGTCCCACCCCAGCCTCCCGTGCTCACGCAGCTGCAGAACCTCCCTGGCAGAGGCAGCCACTCCCACCCccactcctccctgtcctcctacTCTGCCCCCTCAGCCTTGCACCCTGTCCTCTCggcctcttctccctctaccatGGGTCCAGTCCCTAGTCTCcagccctccttcccctccctacGCCCCTCGCCCGAAAACCCCATTGGCATTGGAGGGTCACATGTCCAGATTAAAGAGGAGCCATTGGATGAATGTGAAGAGCTTGAGAGTCCGCCCCCTCCACCCAGAAGTCCCTCACCGGAACCTTTGGTTGTCAACATCGCCAGTCATGCCAGCCAATCAGCACG ATTTTTCAAACACCTGGACCGTGGCTACAACTCGTGCTCCAGAACAGACCTGTTCTTCACTCCCCTGGCCTCATCCAAGCTGGccaagaagagagaggaggctgtggaGAGATCCAAGAGAGAGGCTGAGCACAATGCCCGAGaaagggagaaggacagagagagggagagggaacgagagaggcaGGAAGACAAAAATGCT AGAGCGTCCAGCTCGTCCCACGACAGCCGTATGAGTGATGTCCAAATGTCCGGCCAGGTCCACATGCGCTCCTCCTTCGAGCAGCCCCCCACCAGTGTGGCCGCTGTGCCCCCTTACATCGGCCCCGACACCCCTGCCCTGCGCACCCTCAGTGAGTACGCCCGACCCCACGTTATGTCCCCCAACAATCGCAACCACCCCTTCTTCGTGTCCCTGTCCCCCGGGGACCCTCTGCTGGCATACCACATGCCTGGCCTGTACGCTGCCGAGCCcagcctgagagagagggagctccGTAACCTCCGGGAGAGGGAGCTCCGCGAGAGGATGAAGCCTGGCTTCGAGGTCAAGCCCCCAGAGATGGAGACCATGCATCCATCAGCCAACCCCATGGAGCACTTTGCCAGACATGGAGCCCTGGCCCTGCCGCATATCGCTGGGCCGCCCCACCACCCCTTTGGCCACTTCCACCCGGTCATGCAGAACCacctggagagggagaggcaggcacTGGCCCTGGCCGGGCCCCAAATGCGTCCAGAGCTAAGCTACGCTGAGCGACTGACTGCTGAGAGGCTCCATGCTGAGAGGATGGCATCTGTGGCTAACGACCCGGCCGCCAGGCTGCAGATGCTCAACGTCACACCGCATCACCACCAGCACTCCCACATCCACTCACACCTGCACTTACATCAGCAGGACCCACTCAACCAAGGTGAGG GTAATGGGCCCCACCCTCTGGATCCCCTGGCTCCTGGGCCCCGTCTGGCCCGCTTCCCCTTCCCTGGAGGCCCCATCCCCAACCCTCTGCTCAACGACCTGCCCCACGACCATGACATGTTGCGACACCCACTGTTTG CCTATGCCGCTGTTGCAGGAGCAGGGTACCCCCGTGAGCTCCAGGGGCCCATCCCCCAGATGTCTGCAGCCCACCAGCTCCAGGCCATGCACGCCCAGTCAGCAGAGTTGCAGAGGCTGGCCATGGAGCAGCAGTGGCTACACGGACACCACCACCTACAACACGGGGGGCCTCTGCCCGGACAGGAGGATTACTACAGGTGA
- the LOC139413673 gene encoding arginine-glutamic acid dipeptide repeats protein-like isoform X11 has translation MDDLFSPRRSLNSTQGEIRVGSSHQAKLPELQPRPVFGVQTQTENEELVWMPGVNDCDLLMYLRAARSMAAFAGMCDGGSTEDGCLAASRDDTTLNALNMLHASRYDAAKALQRLVKKPVPKLIEKCWSEDDVKRFIKGLRQYGKNFFRIRKELLPNKKTGELITFYYHWKKTPEATGTRPYRQHRRQPSSRKAKTRATAATVNTPSQSQSMDISSASEDDLDSEDSEQGTCGHCATTTSKDWQHGGRDNILLCTTCRTYYNKHGRLPPGPKPADPTFMFKPVKEEEEGNGKHGMRTRRSRTPLSSLRSGHKRLTGSPTSEDQQSSSHPSPAPSGASSTSNASRTSCLEKTDNTKKPGKKIKEEAPLPKSTKRSRESAAQDPEEPERTPTKRTKTLQGEQTECRSEGDGEAEAERGEVEEESCSDSRSAQDDGSSDTKDIDQDNRSSSPSIPSPRQGNESDSDSSAQQLQGAHQAAAETVSAPAAALAETQTPQIVPPPRVAGSNTSLPPQGTSPSAEPGQVQAQATPSPEPPQPSATSAQAGQSVSYQTSPPHNRPLPPSHPLAGPSPVPPPLGQAFHPPTPVFQGPLPSPGSLPPTQPLSLHGAPTQCPHPQRPPPHFPREPSFPQALPLTSGPQIKPPPTTPIPPSHKQPPHLSSSLAPPFPQMPSNLPPPPALKPLNSLPNQHPPGAPPPPLQLMPQSLPMQQGVPPQPPVLTQLQNLPGRGSHSHPHSSLSSYSAPSALHPVLSASSPSTMGPVPSLQPSFPSLRPSPENPIGIGGSHVQIKEEPLDECEELESPPPPPRSPSPEPLVVNIASHASQSARFFKHLDRGYNSCSRTDLFFTPLASSKLAKKREEAVERSKREAEHNAREREKDRERERERERQEDKNARASSSSHDSRMSDVQMSGQVHMRSSFEQPPTSVAAVPPYIGPDTPALRTLSEYARPHVMSPNNRNHPFFVSLSPGDPLLAYHMPGLYAAEPSLRERELRNLRERELRERMKPGFEVKPPEMETMHPSANPMEHFARHGALALPHIAGPPHHPFGHFHPVMQNHLERERQALALAGPQMRPELSYAERLTAERLHAERMASVANDPAARLQMLNVTPHHHQHSHIHSHLHLHQQDPLNQGEDVCYCHPGNGPHPLDPLAPGPRLARFPFPGGPIPNPLLNDLPHDHDMLRHPLFAYAAVAGAGYPRELQGPIPQMSAAHQLQAMHAQSAELQRLAMEQQWLHGHHHLQHGGPLPGQEDYYR, from the exons ATGGACGACCTGTTCAGTCCGAGAAG GAGCCTGAACAGCACGCAGGGGGAGATCAGAGTGGGATCAAGTCATCAG GCTAAGCTCCCTGAGCTGCAACCACGCCCTGTGTTTGGTGTTCAGACTCAGACAGAGAATGAAGAGCTGGTGTGGATGCCAGGGGTCAATGATTGTGACCTCCTCATGTACCTCAGAGCTGCCAG GAGCATGGCAGCGTTTGCAGGGATGTGTGACGGAGGATCCACAGAGGACGGGTGTTTGGCGGCCTCTCGTGACGACACCACACTCAACGCGTTAAACATG ttACACGCCAGCCGTTACGACGCAGCTAAAGCTCTCCAGCGCCTAGTGAAGAAACCTGTGCCCAAACTCATTGAGAAATGTTGGTCAGAAGATGATGTG AAGCGGTTCATCAAAGGTTTGAGACAGTACGGCAAGAATTTCTTTAGGATTCGCAAAGAGCTGCTGCCCAACAAGAAAACG GGGGAGTTGATCACATTCTACTATCACTGGAAGAAGACACCTGAGGCTACAGGCACACGGCCGTACCGTCAGCACCGTAGACAGCCGTCCTCACGCAAGGCCAAGACTCGCGCCACCGCTGCCACTGTGAACACCCCTTCCCAGTCCCAATCCA TGGACATAAGTTCAGCCAGTGAGGATGACCTGGACAGTGAAGACAGCGAGCAAGGCACCTGTGGACACTGTGCCACAACCA CCTCTAAGGACTGGCAGCACGGAGGCCGGGATAACATCCTCCTGTGTACCACCTGTCGTACCTACTACAACAAACATGGCCGCCTGCCGCCCGGCCCTAAGCCTGCTGACCCTACCTTCATGTTCAAACCTgtcaaagaggaagaggagggcaaCGGGAAGCACGGCATGAGGACGCGACGCAGCAGAACACCG TTGTCTTCATTAAGAAGTGGCCACAAGAGGCTGACCGGCTCTCCTACCAGTGAAGACCAGCAGTCCAGTAGCCATCCCTCTCCCGCCCCCAGTGGAGCTAGCTCCACCTCCAACGCATCCAGAACCTCCTGTTTAGAGAAGACTGATAACACAAAGAAGCCTGGCAAG AAGATAAAGGAAGAGGCGCCCCTACCAAAGAGTACTAAACGTTCCAGGGAGAGTGCAGCCCAGGACCCAGAGGAGCCTGAGAGAACACCAACTAAAAGGACGAAGACACTGCAG gGTGAACAGACAGAGTGCCGGTCGGAGGGCGATGGAGAGGCTGAGGCAgagaggggtgaggtggaggaggagagctgCTCAGACAGCCGCAGTGCCCAGGACGACGGCAGCAGCGACACCAAAGACATCGACCAGGACAACCGCTCCTCCTCCCCCAGCATCCCCAGCCCTCGCCAGGGCAACGAGAGTGACTCCGACTCCTCTGCCCAGCAGCTCCAGGGTGCCCACCAGGCAGCAGCAGAGACCGTCAGTGCCCCTGCTGCTGCCCTTGCTGAAACACAGACCCCACAGATTGTTCCTCCACCACGGGTTGCAGGCTCAAACACATCCCTGCCTCCCCAGGGTACCTCTCCCTCTGCAGAGCCTGGCCAGGTACAGGCCCAGGCAACCCCCTCCCCAGAGCCTCCCCAGCCTTCAGCCACCTCTGCTCAGGCTGGTCAGTCAGTTAGCTACCAGACAAGTCCCCCACACAACCGACCCCTacccccctctcaccctctcgctGGCCCCTCACCTGTCCCTCCTCCGCTGGGACAGGCCTTCCATCCTCCAACTCCTGTAttccagggtcctcttccttctcctggctctctgcctcccaccCAGCCCCTGTCCCTCCATGGTGCTCCGACCCAGTGCCCCCACCCCCAGCGACCCCCTCCTCACTTTCCCAGGGAACCCTCCTTCCCCCAggccctccccctcacctccggGCCCCAAATCAAACCACCCCCAACcacacccatccctccatctcacaaGCAGCCACCacacctctcttcttcccttgCTCCCCCTTTCCCGCAGATGCCGTCCAACCTGCCCCCTCCTCCGGCACTGAAGCCCCTCAACTCCCTGCCCAACCAGCACCCTCCCGGtgcccctccaccccccctccagcTCATGCCCCAATCCCTGCCCATGCAGCAGGGAGTCCCACCCCAGCCTCCCGTGCTCACGCAGCTGCAGAACCTCCCTGGCAGAGGCAGCCACTCCCACCCccactcctccctgtcctcctacTCTGCCCCCTCAGCCTTGCACCCTGTCCTCTCggcctcttctccctctaccatGGGTCCAGTCCCTAGTCTCcagccctccttcccctccctacGCCCCTCGCCCGAAAACCCCATTGGCATTGGAGGGTCACATGTCCAGATTAAAGAGGAGCCATTGGATGAATGTGAAGAGCTTGAGAGTCCGCCCCCTCCACCCAGAAGTCCCTCACCGGAACCTTTGGTTGTCAACATCGCCAGTCATGCCAGCCAATCAGCACG ATTTTTCAAACACCTGGACCGTGGCTACAACTCGTGCTCCAGAACAGACCTGTTCTTCACTCCCCTGGCCTCATCCAAGCTGGccaagaagagagaggaggctgtggaGAGATCCAAGAGAGAGGCTGAGCACAATGCCCGAGaaagggagaaggacagagagagggagagggaacgagagaggcaGGAAGACAAAAATGCT AGAGCGTCCAGCTCGTCCCACGACAGCCGTATGAGTGATGTCCAAATGTCCGGCCAGGTCCACATGCGCTCCTCCTTCGAGCAGCCCCCCACCAGTGTGGCCGCTGTGCCCCCTTACATCGGCCCCGACACCCCTGCCCTGCGCACCCTCAGTGAGTACGCCCGACCCCACGTTATGTCCCCCAACAATCGCAACCACCCCTTCTTCGTGTCCCTGTCCCCCGGGGACCCTCTGCTGGCATACCACATGCCTGGCCTGTACGCTGCCGAGCCcagcctgagagagagggagctccGTAACCTCCGGGAGAGGGAGCTCCGCGAGAGGATGAAGCCTGGCTTCGAGGTCAAGCCCCCAGAGATGGAGACCATGCATCCATCAGCCAACCCCATGGAGCACTTTGCCAGACATGGAGCCCTGGCCCTGCCGCATATCGCTGGGCCGCCCCACCACCCCTTTGGCCACTTCCACCCGGTCATGCAGAACCacctggagagggagaggcaggcacTGGCCCTGGCCGGGCCCCAAATGCGTCCAGAGCTAAGCTACGCTGAGCGACTGACTGCTGAGAGGCTCCATGCTGAGAGGATGGCATCTGTGGCTAACGACCCGGCCGCCAGGCTGCAGATGCTCAACGTCACACCGCATCACCACCAGCACTCCCACATCCACTCACACCTGCACTTACATCAGCAGGACCCACTCAACCAAGGTGAGG ATGTGTGTTACTGTCACCCAGGTAATGGGCCCCACCCTCTGGATCCCCTGGCTCCTGGGCCCCGTCTGGCCCGCTTCCCCTTCCCTGGAGGCCCCATCCCCAACCCTCTGCTCAACGACCTGCCCCACGACCATGACATGTTGCGACACCCACTGTTTG CCTATGCCGCTGTTGCAGGAGCAGGGTACCCCCGTGAGCTCCAGGGGCCCATCCCCCAGATGTCTGCAGCCCACCAGCTCCAGGCCATGCACGCCCAGTCAGCAGAGTTGCAGAGGCTGGCCATGGAGCAGCAGTGGCTACACGGACACCACCACCTACAACACGGGGGGCCTCTGCCCGGACAGGAGGATTACTACAGGTGA